The window CAATTTAATgagtagatagatgaatggatgactGAATGAAAAAGCAACTACTAAGTGTAAActtgggcagctaaatggcgcaatggatagaatgccagacctggagttaggaagacctgagttcaaatctagcctcagacacttcctggctctgcgaacctaagcaagtcatttaaccctgtttgctcagtttcctcatctgtaaaaagagctggagaagaaaatggcaaaccactctagcatctctgcaaagaaaatatcaaatgactgaaatgactaatcACCAACAACATTTAGATTCAGAATCATGTAACTCTTTCATTGTACCCTTAGCTCTTagccagtgtctggcacaaaggcacttaataattgcttgttgattgattacttaCTAGGTGCTATGCATGagagatgcaaatacaaaaaaaaaaatgacttttctggcctcaaggaacttacagtataataaggggagacaacatatacaggaGTTATGGCTAGGAAAGATAGTTTTGGTCTGGGATGATAAAGGGATAATGACTACCATAGCAGAGTCAATTGACACATGCCCtttccaaacaaacaaactaaacaaTGGCACTCAGAACTAGAGGTAGCTGGAAAGCAGAGTGGAGATAAGAaatactaaacaaacaaaaatgccacAGGAATAGGCAACATATGAAATTAAAATTTAGGATACAACTGCCAACCCAGCTCCAGATTCAACAACTGACATCGCTtcaaaaaaatgctgaccatgaTACCAATTAAACTGTTCATCCGTTTCATACCTGGGTAAATATATAACATGAAACTACTACAATGCAAGAAATAACCAGAAGATGGAAGACTCTAGGGGGGCCACTCTGTCTGAAGCTGAGTTCTGATAAGCTGTCTCccaggagaaaatagaaaaaaaacaaccccaaaacattGGTTGGGAAGCTTCCCTCTTAAAAATCCATCTTTGTTTCCTCTCCTTATCACAGAAAACTACCAAATTCTATCCTATATCTGTGTAACACATTGTATCTGTCCACACAAGATCTGTGATACCTCTTTCAATCTCTTTTATGAGACACTGTTGTCCAAACCACTCaatgtaaatatttataataactggaaaaaatggggGGATGAGGGTGGTGTAGAAAGACATACATGCGTGTAGGAATTTACCCTTGGCAAGGGGCACTGCCAAATCTGAGCAGGACGGATGGTTTTACCCAGCTGGAAGACAGAAATCAGCATTGTTATCTTGTTTTTTGTATTATCTCCCAAAGAGTTTAAAAACCCCTTTATCTGTTAAATACATCTAAATGGACTTAGGCAGTCTTCAAGGAAAACTGTAGGACTTTGTGCAAAAATATTGTTTAGAACTTTTGAAGAGACACATTATGTATCTGATTGGACATGGGGCAGTGGAGCCACTATCCTGTGGAACACCCCCCCCATCTTAGTATATGGACTATACTAGTCAATTAGTATATATAGAGATTATAATTGTATATTAGGTTAGATGGTTTGTCATAATGAGGCTTAGATTCTTTTATTGCTTGCATAATATAAAGTGATAGACAAATCTATTCTTATTAACAATAAAGTATACATAAAGCCCTGAAGGTATTTAAAATATTGGAGGGGGAAAGAGCAAAAGATGcataaataatacttataataCAAAAATAAGTGCATTAAAGATGCTTATAATGATATTCTAtttgaaaaatggggagaaaaaccTTTACTAGTTGTGAGGTGTGGGTGTGCAATGTAGAGTAGTGAAAAAAATTCTGGATGTAGATTAAGAGGACCTAAActgatcagtttcctcatctgtaaaatgaggggggttggatgAAGTaacttctaaatttccttcctgactctagattaATAAtgctatgatatcagggcagctaggtggtgaagtggataaagcaccagccctggattcaggaggacctgagttcaaatttgacttcagacccttgacacttactagctgtgtgaccctgggcaagtcatttaacactcattgccctgcaaaaaataaaataaaataaaataatgctatGATATCAGGGAAGAAATCCTGAAGGAGCTGACATTTTGACTGGATTTCAGCtgatgaggaaaagaagggaggtcaTGTCCCACTGGACATTGCATAAGTAAGACTCTAGAGAAAGGAGAATttggctggggggggaggggagggagggaaggaggcaggacaAAGAGTATGGGAAGTAGAATTAAGAGATGAAAATAGGCAAGGTACAGAGGGTCTTTGACCATCAAGCAGAGGAATATGAATCCTTTTTGTCAGCCACTAAATGTTTTTCAGCAGAGGAGCAAAAGATCTGATCCATGTCCATGGAATTATTTCTGCTtcagtgtgaaggatggattgagtAGGGAAATGGTGAAAGGGGCAAGACCTTTAAAGGAACCTATTGTTATAGTCCCGGCAGGTGATAATGAGAGCCTGTACTCTGGTGGGAGCAGGGGGAATTGAGAAGAGTAAACAAAGCCAAAATATGTCTGGGAGTTGAAACTGAGACAAGTTGACAACCTGATTGAAgagcagaagggagggaggtggagtGCCTCACTTGCCTGAAGAATACAGATTTTCCAAAGGTGCTGTGCAGTTTCCTAAAAACTTGCCGGAGCAGGAAGGGATTGAAATtctaggtgaagaaggaaatagcttCAGAGTGAGAATAATGGGGAGGAATGATCTAGGAAGAACTTTTTCTTCAGTATCAAAGATTTAGAGATGTCAGGGAACATTGagatcattcttttcattttgttgttgttcagttgcttttagtcatatctgactctttgtgattgcatttgaagttttcttggcaaagctaccagagtacttgctatttccttctccagctcattttacagttgaggaaactgaggcaaataggattgagtgacttgccctgggtcacacagctggtaagtgtctgaagaatttaaactcaggaaaatgagtctccctgattccaggcccgctgctctattatgccacctaactgccccttatcttcattttacagatagagaaactgaggccaagagagattagGTTATTTTGCCTGTTACACAGGTAGTTAAATGTGAGGTTTGGGTTTCAAACCCTGGTCCCCTGATTCTAAATTGAGCATTGTTTATTCTGCACCCCACTACAATCACCCCTTAGCCACACATTATTGAATATGCTCTGGCAGATAGGAAGAAAGCTAAGACTAACCATACTTACACATGGCCTTATTGAATGCATTAGGCACAATGGACATAGGAGTTCTTTGTGTAGTTCTGAGAAGGAAAACACCACAGGATTTCTGGTCCCCACTAAAGATGGAACTTCAGAATTGAGgcagttttgggggtggggtgaggggtgaGGGGTCCTATACACATCctgtggtttgtgtgtgtgtgtatgtgcatgtgtttggATAGTGTGGAGAATGAGCAAGGACTGTTTGAAAGGAGAGCACCACCACGAGGCAGTCTCTGCATCAAGACAAAGAAATTGTTCtagtggaaagggaaaaaaaaagtctttccaaaAGGTTATTCGATGTCAACCACAAAGCAGCTGGCTGAACTGCTGTTTCTCCATactttttcagttgtgtgtgtgtgtgtgtgtgcatgtatatgtgtgtgtatgcatatatatttatttttatgtttttaatactTATGATAttaaaagaggcagcatggtatagcaAAAGGTATTCTAAGCTTGACAGCAAGAAAATTTGGGTgtaaatcctacctttgacactcTAACAATGGACAACTCAGAGCCTCCATTTATTAATCTGTAAAATTTGATGTAATAATATCtgcactacctacttcacaggattattgtgaagctCAGATGAAAACACGTAAACTTTGAAAACTTTGTAGTACTTTAGCAATGCCAGTTATTTTTAATGACTATTCAGGAAGAAGAagtgtgatgtagtggaaagaggactTGCATTGTCGGCAGGTAGTACAAAGGACAGAGCTCTGGACCCGgcattaggaagatctgagttcaaagttagactcagacatttactagctctttgaccctgtgcaaatcatttcaactttgtctgcctcagttccctcttctgtaaaacagagacaataatactgcccacctcccagggttgttatgagaataaaataatatttgtaaaaagctttgcaagtattaaatactatataaatgttagctattattaatccaTCTGAATCTGAGCAAAACACTTCAGCACAGTGCACCTCAGTTAACTCATCCTTACCTACCTACCTCAGAGGACGGAAGTCAGGAAAAAACTGTAAATTCTGAGAGTACCAGAAAAGGCAAGCTATTTTGCTGAGGTGAAGAATAGTACCTGAGTTTATCTCTCAAATAACCTGAAAATAAACAAGGGAGTGGAAACATGTTTACAAGTTGTGCTATTTCACTGTTATATACATAAATTTCCAGTCTCTGCTCAGAATAATGGCCTGGCTCTGTACCCTTTCTCAGCAGCTCTCAAAAGTGCAGGGTAGAGGAATGTCCAAAGGGCACAGTTAAAGGCTACCCAGCCCCTCTGAGGAGAAAACCTTTTGGTGGATCAGCTGAATTCGGAGTTCTGAGCCTTGGGATGTTTGTCTAGCTGCCGTACCTTTTGGGAGTCCTGGCACCTTGACTCTGCCACTTGTGGCTCTGAAGTGAGGGCACATTAGTCTGTAAAATCCTTTCCTCACAGGTTAAGAGGGGTTGTGGGTGGTGGAGAATGTCACTCCACGATCCCTGACAAGAGCTCTCAGTAACTCTTGTGCAAAAGAACAGGATGTTGGCAGCTGAACTGTTAAACCTGTCTCTGATTATTATTCCTTTAGATCACGCTGATGTCACCAGAGTAATTTGAGCCCAGAGTCTGCGCTGCCTTTAAATAGCAGTCAGGGGATGAGTTTTCTCCAGCCTCTTTAGGAGAGCCCAATCTGGCAAGAGCCTCTGTAGGCAAAAACTACGAAAAGACACCAAGTCTCTTTCACCATGTCCACTTCGCTGAGAGTGAGCCCATCCGTCCATGGGTACCACTTTGACACTGCCGCCCGAAAGAAAGCCGTGGGCAACATCTTTGAAAACATAGACCAGGAATCCCTCCAGAGGCTGTTCAAAAACTCTGGGGACAAGAAAGCCGAGGAGAGAGCCAAGATCATCTTCTCTATCGACCAAGATCTggaagaaaagaccagagctcTGATGGCCCTGaagaagaggaccaaagacaaGCTGTTTCAATTTCTGAAACTCCGGAAATATTCGATCAAAGTTCACTGAACAAGTAAAGCAGGAGAGAATGGCTGAGAGGACAAGAACATTTAAAGAATGAAACTGCGTTGGTGAGATCCTGACAAAATGCTTCCTGCAGCTGCCTGTCAGCCTCCGGTAAGGACCTCCAAGCCTGAGAACAAACTGGCTGTAATTGACTCAAATCCATTTCACACACTGAAAAGTTGCCGGGAAAGGAGGCAGAAACACTCCTGGTAACCCTGAGCAACTTTCCCTGTGGGAAAGGACTGTTGCGGGTGTCCAGGGGAAAAGAAGATTCTGCTGGGAGGCATGCCGGTGACAGCTGGAGACAGCAGGAAGAGGTCTCTATCCGAAATCACTGGGACAGATCCCCTGGAGCAGAGGACTGAGTTTTAGTCTGAACTTTTTTCAGCGAGCCAGGGAGAAAGAGTGACTGCCACACGTGTTTACAGATcttttttgttgaattttttaaaaggcaaactgCCAAGCAAGCCTCAAAGCTGTCTGTTGGAATGGACGTTAGAAGATCAGCAATTGATcgtttatttgcatttattaaagtgccttAAAAAGTACACACCACTTGGGTGTGAGTAGAAACTCAAGGGACTGCCTACCATGGCTTCTTCTGAGCTGTGCAATTTCATCTTGCTTTTCTGACCTAaaaagtgcttttttaaaaaaaatacatatatgtttcaTACTGGTTGcacaaaagttaaaataattgAATGGAAGTACTGTGAAACTGTtaaagattgaaaagaaaaatttacattATGCTAAACTTTGCCATGACTAAAGTTTTATAGATATTGCATTTTAATACTAGCATTTGATAATTAcactcaaaatattttataaagatgcAATAGTTTCTATAATTTATTGTATGTGGAAAGTGACCTGCAAccataataaattattataaatgtagttgatttttgtctttgataCTTGATTCTTAAAAGAACACAAAAGAGAATTATTTTGAATGCAATAGTCAATCTTTAGACAATTGGCTCTTTTGAAAATGTATATTGGGGGCGGGGGTGACTTTTTAGTATTTGGCAAGCTCAGCTCCCAGCAAGTTCTTACATCATGTACTCAGGAAGTTTCTCTGTCCTCAATTGCAATGAAAGTCTCATACATAATCACTGGAATTTTTAGACTGAATAACTAACTGTTACTATTCCTACATAAATTGTAGTgaatctttaaaaatagaatcatggaatcttgAAACTGGAAGAGACATTTCCCCCCTTTAATAGCATATACAAAACCCCTATTTTTTACTGCAATATAttgctaatttttattttctctataatAATTTATCTTGTGGCTAAAACAACCCCTTAATTACAAGCAGAAATGAATCAGTTATTAGGCTTCCTTACATAAGCCATTAacattataaaagaaataattactTTTCTTATTCCCGTGTAAAATAAAGGAGCCAGGATGCTATTCTGGCTACTATTTCTTcttaggaagagagaaaaattcctCAGGAGTTCAGCAACTCAGAAGTCCCTACTGATGTTTAACTCTTGGCCATGAAAAAGTTT is drawn from Dromiciops gliroides isolate mDroGli1 chromosome 2, mDroGli1.pri, whole genome shotgun sequence and contains these coding sequences:
- the TCIM gene encoding transcriptional and immune response regulator translates to MSTSLRVSPSVHGYHFDTAARKKAVGNIFENIDQESLQRLFKNSGDKKAEERAKIIFSIDQDLEEKTRALMALKKRTKDKLFQFLKLRKYSIKVH